The nucleotide window CCTGATCCAAATTGAACACCAGAGGAAAACCGACCAAATAGGCCTCAATCCCCAACCGATCCACAGCCCCAACGGTCGCCATAACACCCTTCCCGCGCACCCATGGCCCTGGACAGACCACCGAGTCCCATCAAGCCAGACTCCAACCGATCACACCTCACCCGGAACAGGTGGCAAATCGCGGGCCACGCGACACCCCCCACCTGACTGCAAGCCACTCGTCACCGACATAGGTGCCCGTTGGACGTTCCCCAGCCGACATCGCCGTACGCCGCCCCGCAAGCCGGCCCTGGCGGGCAGACCCTCCGGGCAACCTGACCGGGCACGCCGGTCAGCGCGGAGTCGCTGCGTCACAGACGATCCTTCATCGGGGCATCAGTGGTCCGAGGCTATTGATCGAGCCACCAGGCGGCCTTCTGTAGTGAGCCTGTCTGGTTCATCAGGTCGTTGACCGGATCGGGGTTGTAGCCAGACACAGCCGGCCTGTAAAGCGCTATCGCGGCCCCGAGGACGGGCAGCGCCCGCAGCTCGGCCGAGGTCAGCCGACTGCCGGTGCCCGCTTCAAAGGTCTTGATCCAAACCGGAATCTGGTCTGTCGCGGTCGGGCCGAGAACTGCGATGGCCCAGTTGAGACTGTAGGCAAGATCATGTACTCGGGGTCGGCGGGCGGCGAATCCGAAGTCCAGCGCGACCAACTCTCCTGCACCGGTCCGGGGCAGGTTATTCGCCTTTCCGTCGCCATGGATGACCTGACACACGAGATCGCGGGCGGGCACCCATCGCCGGGCGACGGTCCGACTCTGCGCCACCAGCTGTTCGACCAAGTGACTTGCGTCGCGGTCAGCCGCGACCGCATCTCGGGTCGCCGCCAGCCATCGACGCAACGCCGACCCGGTGGCCCACGTTGCGATCACCGGTCTTGTCAGCTGGCCGGTGAAGGTTGCGAGGTGGCGGTCGATCGTCCCCAGGTCAGACAGCACCGCAGTGCACGCGTCCGCGCTGGGCGTTGCGGCCTCGTGCGGGATATACGGCTCGAGTTCCGCCCAACGGTCGGCGCAGCGAAACACTGTCTTACCTTCCCAGGGGATCGCGACCGCAACCTGCACGCCCACGCTGGCCAGATGGCGACGCACGGCTTGCAAGCCGAGCAATCGCTGACGCGACACGAACGGCTGATGAACGCGCAGCACAAGGCCCGGTTCGCGAAGATGGAGGTTCAGGCTGAAGTGACCACCGAGATCTCGTACCTCGCTTCCCGAGGCGATGCGCTCGGCGACTTCAAGCACTCCGGCCGTCGACGCAGGCAGGCGTCCCGGGAGGTCTGCGGGATCGTCGAACCACCACGACCGCACTCCCCGACGTGGCGTCGCAACTGGCATTGACACGACAGGCATCCTGCAACATCCATGCTGCGGCGCCGAACGTAATTTCCTTCTTCGTGAAGTGAAGCCACCCGATCAGCCCAGAACGACCACGGCGTGCATGTGCCGGAAGAGGTTCCTCTGAGGACACCGAGATCACGATCAGGCATCGTCGCTGGAAGCGGATCGAGCACCGGGCACCTGACAACGTGTCGCTACGCTGCAGCCGTGACGGAACTCGGTAGTCAACGGTCGGTAACCAAGATCAAACTCGGCGGAGCAGTCCGCACACATCAGAGCGTTTCGATCCAGACGACCCCCGAGGCGTCATGGTTGTACGCTCCCGAAGGAACCGCCGTCTACTACGACACCGGTGAGCTGTACACCCACCACAACACCGCTGGCGTCCAACTGCTCGTCCCCGGCGAGTGGTGGACCGCTTGGTGGTTTCAGGACAAGCGCTGGATCGCCATTGATGTAACGCTGCCTGTCGAAGAAACCAGCGAGGGGTTCCGCTACACCGACCTCGAGCTCGACCTGTGGTGGCGAAACGGCGACAGCGGCATCGTCGATCAGGACGAGCTAGACACTGCCCTCACCAGCGGGAAGGTCGATCAGACGACCGCCGAGGCAGCCCAACAGGTAGCGAACTCCCTGCACGATCGGCTTCAGCACGATCGCGAGTTCATCGAACTCGGATTCAGCATGCTCGACCGATGCCTCGACCGTTCGTCAGCAAGCTAACCAGCAACAGCCGCGACTGGCCGCCCGTAAGCGGTTCGTGACCTGCCCGGCCAGGGACCTCGCCGCGTGATCGGCGGGACACTTTCAACAGCGAGCCGGAGTCCACCCGGTTCAAGTTCCCCTGCATCACCAAAGATCACGACCTTGCTGGTGTCCGTAGCGGTTCGCCGGCGAAAACGAAGTGGAAATCCCCCACTTTCGTGAAGGCATGCACTATGAGGAGTTGTCATGCCAGAGAAGCGACGGAAGTTCGACGCGGAGTTCCGCGAGGGCGCTGTGCGGCTGGTGCACGAGTCCAACAAGTCGATCGCGCAGGTCGCCCGTGACCTGGGGGTCAACGAGGGCACCCTGGGCAACTGGGTGGCCCGGGACCGTGAACAGCGTGAAGGCGTCAATAGCCTGTCCAAAGATGATCTTGACGAGTTGAAGCGGCTGCGCTCTGAGAACGCCGAGCTGCGGATGGAGCGTGATGTTCTCAAGCGTTCCGTGGTCCTGTGGGTGAAGGAGGCGATGAGGTGAGCGTGGCACGCTTCATCGCCGACCAGAGGACCTTCTACCGCGTCCCGATCGCGGTCTGCTGCGCCATCCTCGGCCTGAGTGTGGGCTGGTTCTACAAGTGGATCAAGTCCCCGGTCACCGACCGACAGCAGCGGCGCCGCGAGCTGGATGCTGCGGTGCTGGCCATGTTTGAGGCGTCCGGTCGTACCTACGGCTCACCGCGGATCCACCGGGATCTGGTCGATGCCGGCTGGAGGGTGGGCCACAACACGGTCGCCGACTCGATGACCCGCCAAGGCCTGCAGGGCAGAAAACGCAAACACCGTAAGGGATTGACCAAACAGGACCGCAAGGCGGCCAAGTTCCCGGACCTGGTGCAGCGGGACTTCTCCGCCCGGGCGCCGAACTGCAAATGGTGTGGCGATATCACTGAGATTCCGACCGATGAGGGCAAGCTCTACATGGCCACGGTGATCGACTTGTTCTCGCGCAAGCTGCTGGCCTGCCCGATCAGCGATCACCCCGACGCGCCATTGGTCTGTGATGCGATCAAGATCGCCGCGGCGGTCCGCGGTGGCCGGGACCACATCGAGGGTGTGATCTTCCACTCCGACCGTGGATCAACGTATACAGCGAAGGACTTTTCCCTGCTGTGTAAGAAGAAACTCGGGATCCGACAGTCGATGGGACGGGTCGGATCCTGTTTCGACAACGCGGCAGCGGAGTCGTTCTTCTCCACCCTCGAACACGAAGTCCTGTCCCGCCACCACTTCGAAACCAAAGCCCAAGCCAGGGCTGTCGTCCTGGCCTGGTGCCACCAGTTCTACAACGTCCAACGACGGCACAGCGGCGCGGCCTTGCTGCCACCCGACCAATACGAGATGATCACCGCTGACCAACCGGCAGCGGCCTAAACCGAAACCCTTCACGATTTCGGGGAAATCTCAAAGATCACGACCCGACATCACGTCCGGCAGGGATCGCTAATCGGGCACTGATGAACGGGTCGTCTGGTGCCCGGTGATCGTGCGGCAAGGCCCGGTGACCGGGCGGTCGGCAGAGGATCGGCCTGTCACGGTGGCCCGCCCGCAGGGGATTGGAGGATTTCAGCGGTTTGAGAGGAGTGTTCGGTGATGGCGCGGGCCAGGTCGGAGAGTCGTTGGTGTGTTTGGCGTGCGTGGGCGCGCATCGCTTCGAAGGCGTGGTCCATGGTGAGGTCACCGCGCTCGGCGAGGATGCCTTTGGCTTGTTCGATGATTAGTCGGCTGTTGAGCGCGGTCTGCAGCTGGTTGGTGACGATTTCTGCTTGCTGGGTGCCGCGATGTTGGAGGATGCCGATGGTGGCGATGTCGGCCAGTGCTTGGCCGACTCGCTGGTCTGGCTCGGCGAGGTCGGATGCGTGGATGCAGAACAGGTTCAATGCGCCGATGACCTGGCCGCGTAGTCGCATGGGCAGCGCGTGGACGGAGACGAATCCTGTCTGCTTGGCAGCGGTGGCGAATTGTGGCCACCGTTTCTCGTTTGCGGTCAGGTCGGCGTTGACGACAGGTTTGCCGCTGCGGTAGGCGTCGACGCAGGGGCCGGCGTCGGTCTGTAATTCGAAGAGTTCGAGCAGCCGGGCCTGCTCCATCGATGCCGCGGCGGAACGGAGCCGACCCTGTGAGTCGGCGAGGGCGACACCGGCGGCGTCGACATCCAGCAATTCGACGCACCGAACGGTGAGGGTGTCCAGGAAGTCGATCACATCGAAGTCTTCGACCAGCGTGTCGGCGAGTTGGACGAAGACTTCTGCCAGCCGTTGCACCGCCGCGTTGGTCACACCAATCCCCTTGCTCCCTGAACCAGACGTGAGGCGCCAGATAGCGTTAGTCGCACGTTGGTTGCGTCAGTTGCGTTGGCGTCGATTACTCATCGTTGACCCTCGTCGAATCGTAGTCGCCGTGCTACGACGTCTTCCGCAACCTCTGATGTCATCCGGTTGTTGCCGTAGGCATGGGCGCGCAGTCTGATCAATGCCTCGGTCAGGTCGATTCCGAGTTGGACACTGATCATCCCGGTGGCCTGAAAGACCACCATCTGCTGCTGGTCGAGCAGATCGTCGTCCATTTCCGGCGCGAGGGCAGCCGCGGAGAGGAGGATCGATGTGGCGGCATCCGCCAACGCGACAGCGTCACCGAGGGCAGGTGTGGACAGCGGGCCGGGTTTGTCTCGATGCAGGACCAGCACGCCGACCTTGATGGCGCCAAGTTGCAGGGGCAGGGCGAACACGGCCCGCACGTCGAGAGCTATCGCCTCGGCGGTGAAGGCCGGCCACCGGACCTGCGATAGTTCGGCCAGATCCGGTGCAAACACTGCGGCACCTGCCTCGATCGCGTCGATCGCGGGCCCTTCGCCGGTGGTGAACTGCAAGTCCGCGAGCCGCCGGCTTACGGGGTCATCCCCCCAGGTCAGAGTCGGGACGCGTTCAGCAGCGCCCAAGACGACTGAGGCGACCGAGGCACCGACCCCTGTTACGCCCAACACCGCAGCAGTGGCGGAGGAGGCGAGGCTGGACAGGCCGTCCTGGTTCGCCTGATGGTTGCGTCGCAGCGATGCGAGGCAGATTGCCATCGCTCTGGTCACCATGGTCCGCTCTCCCCTCCGCCCGGCAGCCCCCAGCCGTGCGGGGCCGCCGACGGTGTGGTTCAGCGGCGGACGAGGCGTCGGCCGCTTGTCGATGCGGGTGGTGTGTAGTCCAGGCCGAAGTGGCGGAAGGCGCGTTCTTCATCCTCGACCGGGAGCTCTTCGCCCGAGCGGGTGGTGGGGGCGCCGTCGACATCGGCCTTGGTCCACGGGAGCGTGATGTAGTCGGGTGAGGTGACAAGGTCGCGGGCTGGTACCAGGACCTGCTTTTGGCTCAGCATTCCGGTCCTGACCGCTAGAAAGACGGGCTCGTCGGTCTCGGCGTCGTAGTAAATGTCGGCAAGCTTGCCGAGCTTCTCATCGGCGTCGATCAGGACGTCTTTGTCGCGCCATTCACCGATATTGGTCGGTACGGTCATAGCTGACTCCTTGTTGGTGTTTGTCGAAGTTGATGTTTATCGAGTTGGTCGGGCCGTTTGTCGGTCGAGCAGATCGGGGCCGGCACCGCGCATTTGGGCGGCGAGCGGACATCCGAATGGGTCCCGGGCGGCCAACCCGACCTTGTTCAGGTACCGCAGCACGGTTGCGTACGCAGCGGGGAGACTTTTCTCGGTGTAGGTGATCTTGTTCTCGGCACACACTTGGCGAACGAGTGGCTGGAGCTTGCGCAGATTCGGTCGAGGCATCGACGGGAACAGGTGATGTTCGATCTGGAAGTCCAGGCCGCCGAGCAGGAAGTGCACAAGCCATCCGCCGCTGACGTTGCGCGACATCAGCACCTGGCGGCGCAGGAAGTCAATCTTGAGATTCGGCGGCACCGTCGGCATACCGATGTGGTTCGGGGTGAACGCACCACCGAGATAGAGCCCGTACGACGCGAGTTGCACGCCGAGGAACGCGGCCGCCGTGCCGGGCGGCATGATCAACAACAGACCGGTGAGATACCCCAAGTGGCGGATCAGCAGCAACGCGAGTTCCCACCGACGGCGCTTCATCGGCGTCCGGCTGACCACCCGACGCATACTCGCTACGTGCAGGTTCAACCCCTCCAACATCAACAACGGGAAATAGAACCAGGCCTGGCGATCAGCCAGATACCGACCGAGCCCGTGCCGTTCGGCCCGCGCGTACGGGGTGAAGGCCAACACACCGGGGGCCACGTCGGGATCACTCCCAGCCTTGTTCGGATTCGCGTGATGGGAGCTGTGTTTGTGCTGCCACCATCCTAGGCTGAAACCGCCGAGCAGGTTGCCCAGTCCCAGGCTGGCCCACTCGTTCGCCCAAGAGGTCCGGAAAATCTGCCGGTGCGCCGCGTCATGGCCGAGCAACGCAAACTGGGTCAGAATGACCGCGAGTACCGCCGCCAGCAGCAGCTGCAGCCAGGAATCACCCAGCAGCACCATCCCGGCCACCACGCCCGCCAGCGCGACAACGGTCAGCGAGATCTTGGTCCAGTAATAGCCGTACCGGCGCTGTAACAGCCCGGATTCCTTCACCGCAGCAGACAGCTGCGTGTAACTGCCGGTATACCGATCCTGTGCCCGATCAACTCGAGCCGGGCGTGCCGCCTGAACAGTCATCATGATCACCCTCGGTCCCGACCCATCCGATCAGCGAGCGATGGGAGGTATGGATTGCCCAATATGGGGCCGAGGTCTAGGGCACCAGGTAATGGCTTCTTCTCGACAGTACCCACCGAACGGCTCCCAACACGACGAACCGCACGCCGACCGAAACCGGATGAGATTATCGGGCGGCGTTCGACCGCTGACGGACAAACCGGCGCGGGGAAGGGGTCGCCTGACGCCAGGTTCCGGAAGCGACGTAGCTGATCATGGTGTGGATGACTGCGGCGGCCGGGACGGCGAACAGCGCACCGGGGATCCCGGCGATGAAGGAGCCGCCGGCGACGGCGAGGACCACCGCGAGCGGATGTACCCGGACGGCGGAGCCCATCACGAGCGGCTGCAGGACGTGGGACTCCATCAGGTGGACCACCACAACGCCGGCGAGCATGATCACCGCCTGCAGCGGTCCGAGGTAGACCAGGGCGATCAGTACAGCCAGCACGCCGGTCGCGATCGCACCGACCAGCGGCACGAACGAGGCCAGCAGAACCAGCACCGCCAGCGGCACCACCACCGGCAGGCCCAGGAAGAATGCGACCAACCCGACCCCGACAGCGTCGGCGGCCGCGACGAGGAGCTGCACGCGGACGAACGCGCTCAACGTCAACCATCCCGCCCGGCCGGCGCCATCAACGGCCGGTCGTGCCGGGCGCGGGAACAACCCGACGATCCAACCCCACACCACGGCACCGTCGATGAGCATGAAGATCGTCGAGAACAGCGTGATCAAAGCACCAGCGACAATCCGGCCGACCGTGGCGCCGGCGGACAAGGCGCCGCCAAAGATGGCACTGCCGTTCTTCTTCATCGCCTGGATCGCCTTGTCCAGATCGGCGGCCAGAGCAGTATCACTCAAATGGAGAGGTCCGACCCGCAGGTAGGTGCGGAAGCTGTTGTACCGCGCCACCGACCGCGCCTCCAAGCCAGGCAGACCGGAACGGATCTGGGTCGTCACCAGCAAAGCCAAACCACCCACGATCAGCAACAGGCCCACCAGCACCGCCAGGATCGCGAGCACCTTCGGCCACCGATGCCGTCGAAGGAACTGCACCGGCGGAGAAATCAACGCACACACCAACAGCGCGACCAGAACCGGGATCACGATCTCACTCAGCGAAGCCACCAGGTAAACGCACACCGCGATCGCCCCGACGACCACCAAGAACCGCCACGCCCACTGCGCGGCCAGCTCCACCGCCGGCGGCACCGCCGTCCGACGAAAACCGTTGCGAGGACCGTTGGAGCGACGCGCCAAACCAATACGAACCGACCGGTGTCTGGGATTCATGGCACAAGTCTGAGCATCCCGGGCACACCCGATCAGAACCAGCCCCCGCTTCAGCGCGCCGGACTCCGCCTTTTCACCCACGGCCAGGCCTGTGCTGCGCCCCAATGTGCGGCCGGGTTTCGAGGAGACGATTCAGCGGCCCCGGGCACCCTGGGGCTGTCCGCGTCGTTTTGGCTATCGCAGCTAGATTGGAGTCCTGGGAAGGCGCTGCAAGTTCCTTGCTCCGCATCGACACCCAGCCCTTGGAGGTCGCCATGAGCGACTACACCTCACTGCCGGAACGCCGCCCCACAGCCACACCCGCAGCGGCACCAGTGATCGAGTCAGATCCTCCGGTCCCGACGTCGCCCCTCCCGCGCCTACAGCTAAAGCCGATCCTGGGCGAAGCAGTCCTGGACGGCGCCTGGTGGCCCCGGTCGCGCGACCTTCGTCAAGAACTACCATCGCTGACCGATTACTGGCCCCTCGAACATGGCCGGATCGCCCGGGCCCTCTACTCCACCGCCGACTGGGATATCGCACCCCGCCGCATCGTCTCCCGCGGCTCCATCATCCCCGCCTCATCCTTCCCCGACGAAAACACTCACAAGATCATCCTCACCCTGGCCGGCAACCGCCGCCGTATCGAACTCCTCGTCATCCCACCCGATGCCGATCCCACACACGCCGAACAGGCGTTCGCCCTCGCGATCGACACCAGCAACCGTCACACCGCAACCCAAATCCTGACCGACCTAACGGAACCGGCCCTGACAGAACCAACCCGACGACCAACCTGACTAACCAACCTGACGAACCAACCTGTGAACCAAACCGTCATGGAACTGACCTGATTGAACCGACTCAGCCCAACCGGCCTTCAGAGCGCCAACCACGCAACCGGCGGCCGCAGTCGCGTCGGGCCACGTCCCCCGTCAGGCGGGTCAGGCGGGTCATCGTCGAGACCGTCAAGGTAGCCGTTCCCTGGCAGGCATCGGAACGCGCCGCCCGCAAGCGGGCCGGTGGCGGGCAGACGACACGGGCAGCACACCGGGCACCCGGCCGAGCGTCGCGTCGCTGTTGCACAAGGGATCGGCAGATTCGGACAGGTAGTCGGGTCCCCGGTGATGACTCCGGGCGGTCCCGTTGCTGGGCAGTTTCTCGAGTGTCCAATCAGGCTCCTGTCGCGTGGGACCACGATGCCGAACCGGGTTGACAGTGGACCGTCTGATCGTTCGGATAGGCCTGTGAGCCCCCGCAAGTTCCATGCCGACCACATCGGCACACCTGTCGTCCACGAACTGGTGGCTGCTCAGTTCCCTCAGTGGGCCGCGCTGCCGCTCGAACCCTTCAACTCCAGTGGGTTGGCGAATGCGATATACCGCCTCGGCCCGGACCTGTCCGTACGGCTTCCGCTCCCGCCCTCGATCACCGACATGGTCCAAAGGGAGCAGGAGAAACTGGCGGCACTCGCGCCGTTCTTGCCTGTCGCCATTCCCTCTGTCGAGGCGATCGGCTCACCTCACGCCGCCTTTCCGGGCACGTGGTCCGTCCACCGCTGGCTCACCGGCGCGCAGCCCGCCCCGGACGCGATGGTTGATCCGCGCCGGCTGGCGAGGGACCTCGCGGCATTCGTCGACGCATTCCGGCGGGTCGACCTGCCGGACCGGGAACCGACGTATCCGGGCGAACGTCGGACGCGCGCTCCGATGGTCTCGATGGACTCCTCAACACGGAAGATGATCAGCGAGCTGGATGGCCTGATCGACACCCGCGCGGCGCTCGCGTCGTGGGAGGAATCGCTCGCAGCACCGTACGACGGCCGCG belongs to Microlunatus elymi and includes:
- a CDS encoding phosphotransferase enzyme family protein, which encodes MLEVAERIASGSEVRDLGGHFSLNLHLREPGLVLRVHQPFVSRQRLLGLQAVRRHLASVGVQVAVAIPWEGKTVFRCADRWAELEPYIPHEAATPSADACTAVLSDLGTIDRHLATFTGQLTRPVIATWATGSALRRWLAATRDAVAADRDASHLVEQLVAQSRTVARRWVPARDLVCQVIHGDGKANNLPRTGAGELVALDFGFAARRPRVHDLAYSLNWAIAVLGPTATDQIPVWIKTFEAGTGSRLTSAELRALPVLGAAIALYRPAVSGYNPDPVNDLMNQTGSLQKAAWWLDQ
- a CDS encoding DUF402 domain-containing protein, coding for MTELGSQRSVTKIKLGGAVRTHQSVSIQTTPEASWLYAPEGTAVYYDTGELYTHHNTAGVQLLVPGEWWTAWWFQDKRWIAIDVTLPVEETSEGFRYTDLELDLWWRNGDSGIVDQDELDTALTSGKVDQTTAEAAQQVANSLHDRLQHDREFIELGFSMLDRCLDRSSAS
- a CDS encoding transposase; the protein is MPEKRRKFDAEFREGAVRLVHESNKSIAQVARDLGVNEGTLGNWVARDREQREGVNSLSKDDLDELKRLRSENAELRMERDVLKRSVVLWVKEAMR
- a CDS encoding IS3 family transposase, whose amino-acid sequence is MSVARFIADQRTFYRVPIAVCCAILGLSVGWFYKWIKSPVTDRQQRRRELDAAVLAMFEASGRTYGSPRIHRDLVDAGWRVGHNTVADSMTRQGLQGRKRKHRKGLTKQDRKAAKFPDLVQRDFSARAPNCKWCGDITEIPTDEGKLYMATVIDLFSRKLLACPISDHPDAPLVCDAIKIAAAVRGGRDHIEGVIFHSDRGSTYTAKDFSLLCKKKLGIRQSMGRVGSCFDNAAAESFFSTLEHEVLSRHHFETKAQARAVVLAWCHQFYNVQRRHSGAALLPPDQYEMITADQPAAA
- a CDS encoding GAF and ANTAR domain-containing protein; this translates as MTNAAVQRLAEVFVQLADTLVEDFDVIDFLDTLTVRCVELLDVDAAGVALADSQGRLRSAAASMEQARLLELFELQTDAGPCVDAYRSGKPVVNADLTANEKRWPQFATAAKQTGFVSVHALPMRLRGQVIGALNLFCIHASDLAEPDQRVGQALADIATIGILQHRGTQQAEIVTNQLQTALNSRLIIEQAKGILAERGDLTMDHAFEAMRAHARQTHQRLSDLARAITEHSSQTAEILQSPAGGPP
- a CDS encoding GAF domain-containing protein; amino-acid sequence: MVTRAMAICLASLRRNHQANQDGLSSLASSATAAVLGVTGVGASVASVVLGAAERVPTLTWGDDPVSRRLADLQFTTGEGPAIDAIEAGAAVFAPDLAELSQVRWPAFTAEAIALDVRAVFALPLQLGAIKVGVLVLHRDKPGPLSTPALGDAVALADAATSILLSAAALAPEMDDDLLDQQQMVVFQATGMISVQLGIDLTEALIRLRAHAYGNNRMTSEVAEDVVARRLRFDEGQR
- a CDS encoding PRC-barrel domain-containing protein encodes the protein MTVPTNIGEWRDKDVLIDADEKLGKLADIYYDAETDEPVFLAVRTGMLSQKQVLVPARDLVTSPDYITLPWTKADVDGAPTTRSGEELPVEDEERAFRHFGLDYTPPASTSGRRLVRR
- a CDS encoding fatty acid desaturase family protein, encoding MTVQAARPARVDRAQDRYTGSYTQLSAAVKESGLLQRRYGYYWTKISLTVVALAGVVAGMVLLGDSWLQLLLAAVLAVILTQFALLGHDAAHRQIFRTSWANEWASLGLGNLLGGFSLGWWQHKHSSHHANPNKAGSDPDVAPGVLAFTPYARAERHGLGRYLADRQAWFYFPLLMLEGLNLHVASMRRVVSRTPMKRRRWELALLLIRHLGYLTGLLLIMPPGTAAAFLGVQLASYGLYLGGAFTPNHIGMPTVPPNLKIDFLRRQVLMSRNVSGGWLVHFLLGGLDFQIEHHLFPSMPRPNLRKLQPLVRQVCAENKITYTEKSLPAAYATVLRYLNKVGLAARDPFGCPLAAQMRGAGPDLLDRQTARPTR
- a CDS encoding AI-2E family transporter; translation: MNPRHRSVRIGLARRSNGPRNGFRRTAVPPAVELAAQWAWRFLVVVGAIAVCVYLVASLSEIVIPVLVALLVCALISPPVQFLRRHRWPKVLAILAVLVGLLLIVGGLALLVTTQIRSGLPGLEARSVARYNSFRTYLRVGPLHLSDTALAADLDKAIQAMKKNGSAIFGGALSAGATVGRIVAGALITLFSTIFMLIDGAVVWGWIVGLFPRPARPAVDGAGRAGWLTLSAFVRVQLLVAAADAVGVGLVAFFLGLPVVVPLAVLVLLASFVPLVGAIATGVLAVLIALVYLGPLQAVIMLAGVVVVHLMESHVLQPLVMGSAVRVHPLAVVLAVAGGSFIAGIPGALFAVPAAAVIHTMISYVASGTWRQATPSPRRFVRQRSNAAR
- a CDS encoding DUF5994 family protein encodes the protein MSDYTSLPERRPTATPAAAPVIESDPPVPTSPLPRLQLKPILGEAVLDGAWWPRSRDLRQELPSLTDYWPLEHGRIARALYSTADWDIAPRRIVSRGSIIPASSFPDENTHKIILTLAGNRRRIELLVIPPDADPTHAEQAFALAIDTSNRHTATQILTDLTEPALTEPTRRPT
- a CDS encoding aminoglycoside phosphotransferase family protein, encoding MSPRKFHADHIGTPVVHELVAAQFPQWAALPLEPFNSSGLANAIYRLGPDLSVRLPLPPSITDMVQREQEKLAALAPFLPVAIPSVEAIGSPHAAFPGTWSVHRWLTGAQPAPDAMVDPRRLARDLAAFVDAFRRVDLPDREPTYPGERRTRAPMVSMDSSTRKMISELDGLIDTRAALASWEESLAAPYDGREAWVHSDLTPNNLLVSTAGRLTAVLDFETCGVGDPACDLFPAWYLLPIDVRDEFRAALDVDDATWLRGRGRVLSQALTYLRHHKETPALANNARHVIREVLAASR